A genomic window from Alkalihalobacillus sp. AL-G includes:
- a CDS encoding ABC transporter permease: MKTWHIIRARWKNHFSHKRQFLALLFIPLLVLWGADQLLKTGSTQIQIPIVFVVEEESDTATTLIERISDKEAIHAIKRSKEEAKRLLETNQAESAIIFKENIEEKLKNGEIEGVIELWESPSAISVGLIEEFVASEVIRLASNGKAATYLAENLDGDKIYEEAWAFADGQWEPEPLMTIDYKTAGESALPSPEPSSSSNKSSSLLYGILSVYILLISFFLHSWVLENRSNGVASRSGMFGVSRFTQLAGNFFGTVAFTAFTLIPVSIFMLSTTDEVYLLLAYLFASMGIGFFLNHLFTSRSLYQLVAIAFTVVTSIIGGTFIKLAEFSKTFASATTYTPQHWFLEGLAQDPSTSLLILISIGVGTMILGFGTGAIRHD, encoded by the coding sequence ATGAAAACGTGGCACATCATTCGAGCACGGTGGAAAAACCATTTCAGCCATAAAAGACAGTTTCTCGCATTGCTGTTCATCCCTCTTCTCGTCCTTTGGGGAGCCGATCAGCTGCTTAAAACAGGATCTACACAGATTCAAATTCCAATCGTATTCGTAGTGGAAGAGGAAAGTGATACCGCTACAACACTAATCGAGCGAATATCGGACAAAGAAGCAATCCATGCGATCAAGCGTTCAAAAGAGGAAGCGAAGCGACTTCTAGAAACGAACCAAGCAGAGTCTGCCATCATTTTTAAAGAAAATATTGAAGAGAAACTGAAAAACGGTGAGATCGAGGGTGTAATTGAGCTTTGGGAGTCCCCTTCAGCCATTTCCGTCGGACTGATCGAAGAATTCGTCGCCAGCGAAGTCATCCGATTGGCGAGTAATGGGAAAGCTGCAACCTATCTTGCGGAAAACCTGGACGGTGACAAGATTTACGAAGAGGCTTGGGCTTTTGCCGATGGTCAATGGGAGCCCGAACCACTCATGACGATTGACTACAAAACAGCCGGAGAATCAGCCTTGCCAAGTCCTGAACCAAGCTCGAGTTCCAATAAATCGTCTTCCCTTTTATACGGAATACTCAGTGTATACATCCTGTTGATCAGTTTCTTTTTACACTCATGGGTACTTGAAAATCGGAGCAATGGTGTTGCATCAAGGAGCGGCATGTTTGGAGTCAGTCGGTTTACACAGCTAGCCGGAAACTTTTTCGGAACGGTTGCATTCACAGCATTCACACTCATTCCGGTGAGCATTTTCATGCTATCAACGACGGATGAAGTCTACCTTTTACTCGCTTATCTATTCGCGAGTATGGGGATTGGATTTTTCCTCAATCATTTGTTTACGTCGCGATCGCTTTATCAGTTGGTAGCGATTGCGTTTACAGTCGTTACAAGCATAATCGGCGGTACTTTTATCAAACTGGCGGAATTTTCGAAGACCTTTGCGAGTGCCACCACCTACACACCACAGCATTGGTTTTTAGAAGGACTTGCCCAAGACCCGTCAACTTCACTACTGATTCTAATAAGTATCGGAGTGGGTACGATGATTCTCGGATTCGGAACAGGAGCGATTCGTCATGATTGA
- a CDS encoding ABC transporter ATP-binding protein, with amino-acid sequence MIELRNVQKRYKGKKVVRDVDLFIPKGARVGLVGPNGAGKSTLMKMIATLVNPSRGDVLIEGKSFRFKKKAIRKRIGYVPQDIALHSNLTVKDNLKFWAGMAPGKIPNERVDQLLDMVGLTPHVKKRVEKLSGGMQRKLNILIALLHNPDYLIMDEPTVGIDISSKTDIIRFLHHLNPDKTVLFSSHDLQEIEDLCQFVLVLEEGTLRHFGPIQELHGMNPVHYLLRDLNIIRR; translated from the coding sequence ATGATTGAACTCAGAAACGTACAAAAACGATATAAAGGAAAAAAGGTGGTCCGGGATGTCGACCTCTTCATACCAAAAGGAGCGCGAGTCGGATTGGTCGGACCGAACGGCGCAGGGAAGTCCACGCTCATGAAGATGATCGCAACGCTTGTGAATCCGTCGAGGGGCGATGTGTTAATCGAAGGAAAGTCTTTTCGTTTTAAAAAGAAGGCGATACGCAAGCGGATTGGCTACGTCCCACAAGATATCGCGCTCCACAGTAACTTGACAGTCAAGGATAACCTGAAGTTCTGGGCAGGGATGGCGCCTGGCAAAATTCCGAACGAACGAGTCGATCAGCTGCTCGATATGGTCGGACTTACTCCACATGTAAAAAAGCGGGTTGAAAAGCTTTCTGGCGGAATGCAGCGGAAACTCAACATTCTGATTGCACTGCTGCACAATCCGGATTACTTGATTATGGACGAACCGACCGTCGGCATCGACATCTCGTCCAAAACCGACATCATCCGCTTTCTGCACCATCTCAATCCAGATAAAACCGTACTTTTTTCAAGTCATGATCTACAGGAAATCGAGGACCTCTGTCAGTTCGTACTTGTGTTAGAGGAAGGAACGTTGCGACACTTCGGGCCGATTCAGGAACTCCATGGTATGAATCCAGTCCACTACCTCCTCCGAGACCTTAATATCATCCGAAGGTAA
- a CDS encoding sigma-70 family RNA polymerase sigma factor, which translates to MRQFSSEEAGLIIDNMNQESTAAAVIEEAIREYGKQLTNFAFSYVKDWTTAEDIVQDSFIKAFRKYDSFKGESSLKTWLYRIAANQCKDYLRSSYFKRVVLSNILPTKNQPENPTTDEVDEDLANFVIKLPVKYREVIILHYYEELPIKQISELLQLKESTVKTRMRRARLLLKSKLEGSDKHGE; encoded by the coding sequence ATGCGTCAGTTCTCAAGTGAGGAGGCTGGATTAATCATAGATAACATGAATCAAGAATCAACCGCTGCTGCAGTTATTGAAGAGGCGATCCGAGAATATGGAAAACAGCTGACAAACTTTGCTTTCAGCTATGTAAAGGACTGGACGACCGCCGAGGATATCGTTCAGGACTCTTTTATAAAAGCATTTCGCAAATACGATTCGTTTAAAGGGGAGTCATCACTGAAAACGTGGTTGTACCGGATTGCTGCCAATCAATGTAAGGATTATTTGAGGTCCTCGTATTTTAAAAGAGTTGTGCTTTCAAACATTTTGCCGACAAAAAATCAGCCGGAAAACCCGACGACAGATGAGGTGGACGAGGATCTAGCCAATTTTGTTATAAAATTACCAGTCAAATACCGGGAAGTTATCATTTTACATTATTACGAGGAGCTTCCGATTAAGCAGATTTCAGAGTTGCTGCAACTCAAAGAATCTACAGTTAAGACAAGAATGAGAAGGGCTCGATTGTTGTTGAAAAGTAAGCTTGAAGGGAGCGACAAACATGGAGAATAA
- a CDS encoding NERD domain-containing protein, with product MFVNERIEPLELTNLRFLKTRMKLPDKYYYQYRRLQRGFEGEQAFDEMMKKKPGNFLVVRNLLLELNNTKFQIDSAIIFRNRNLLVDVKNYEGDYSIDGDNWYANPDEEINNPLSQLKRSDTLFRKLLKSIGYSTSIDSRLVFVNPHFFLYNAQRNHPIIFPSQIDRFLDKLALKTANLTEKQHKLAKHLLEIQADEKRFMQLPDYTYTQLTKGIRCSACNLFYDIRKGKKVICQNCGCIEDVQTSVMRSVKELNILFPDKQITTNIIKDWCKIVSLRTIQRILTQNFEQVGHGKSTYYLSKKE from the coding sequence ATGTTTGTAAATGAGCGAATTGAACCACTTGAATTGACGAATTTGAGATTCTTAAAAACGAGAATGAAACTACCGGACAAATATTATTATCAGTATCGAAGGCTACAAAGAGGTTTTGAAGGTGAACAGGCATTTGATGAGATGATGAAAAAGAAACCTGGTAATTTCCTAGTTGTCAGAAACCTATTATTAGAGTTGAACAATACAAAATTTCAAATTGATTCTGCAATAATTTTTCGTAACAGGAACCTCCTTGTTGATGTGAAAAATTATGAAGGGGATTATTCCATTGATGGAGATAATTGGTACGCTAATCCAGATGAAGAAATTAATAACCCGCTATCTCAGTTGAAACGGTCTGATACATTATTCCGAAAACTACTAAAATCTATAGGCTATTCTACTTCTATCGATTCTAGGTTGGTTTTTGTCAACCCTCATTTTTTCCTATATAACGCCCAGCGAAATCACCCCATAATTTTCCCTTCACAAATTGATCGTTTTTTAGATAAATTGGCCTTGAAAACTGCTAATCTCACAGAAAAACAACACAAGTTGGCGAAGCATCTATTAGAAATCCAGGCAGATGAGAAACGCTTCATGCAGCTGCCTGACTATACTTACACACAGTTAACCAAAGGAATTCGGTGTTCTGCTTGCAATCTTTTTTATGATATTAGGAAAGGCAAGAAAGTGATCTGTCAAAATTGCGGCTGTATAGAGGATGTACAAACATCGGTAATGAGAAGTGTAAAAGAACTAAATATCCTTTTTCCTGATAAACAAATAACGACAAACATTATTAAGGACTGGTGCAAGATTGTTTCTTTGAGAACAATCCAAAGAATTCTAACACAGAACTTTGAACAGGTCGGTCATGGGAAATCTACGTATTATCTTTCTAAAAAGGAATAG
- a CDS encoding alpha/beta fold hydrolase yields MSFQKDLATLSTNSKHIIVKDAGHAIHIDRPQAVTDAIKEMLVMIKGDQKLAVRVHIVEFKLAITNREG; encoded by the coding sequence ATGTCATTTCAAAAAGATCTTGCTACATTATCGACTAACAGCAAGCATATAATTGTAAAAGATGCTGGGCACGCAATCCACATCGACAGACCACAAGCAGTTACTGATGCAATTAAGGAGATGCTTGTGATGATAAAAGGAGATCAGAAATTAGCGGTTCGAGTTCATATTGTAGAATTCAAATTAGCAATTACTAACAGGGAGGGCTAA
- a CDS encoding alpha/beta fold hydrolase translates to MSGKSEENEMGRKIDIGGMELYYELLGENSDEPTLVFDSGYGWELKNWNPISEQVSKFARMFVYDRAGLGESETDGRSHDSQQAVENLRVLLGKANVKPPYVLVGHSFGGLNVRLFASTYPDEVSGVILLDSCHEDQNEKMAPLFKKSEICISVNSMLKGHWKNLNRTLNKPELADHSVTSHSLS, encoded by the coding sequence ATGAGCGGAAAATCTGAAGAAAACGAAATGGGCCGTAAAATAGATATCGGTGGAATGGAACTTTACTATGAGCTGCTAGGTGAAAACAGTGATGAGCCAACGCTCGTATTTGACTCTGGGTACGGTTGGGAACTGAAAAACTGGAATCCAATTAGTGAGCAAGTTTCAAAGTTTGCGAGAATGTTTGTTTATGATCGAGCAGGGCTCGGGGAAAGTGAAACGGACGGAAGAAGTCATGACAGTCAACAAGCGGTAGAGAATCTTCGTGTATTGCTGGGAAAAGCGAATGTTAAGCCGCCCTACGTGTTGGTCGGGCACTCTTTTGGAGGATTAAACGTAAGGTTATTTGCAAGTACATATCCTGATGAAGTTTCAGGAGTGATTCTATTGGACTCGTGTCATGAAGACCAGAATGAAAAAATGGCTCCGCTTTTTAAGAAGTCCGAGATATGTATTTCAGTCAATTCCATGTTGAAGGGTCACTGGAAGAATTTGAACAGAACCTTGAACAAGCCCGAGCTTGCAGATCATTCGGTGACATCCCACTCATTGTCGTAA
- a CDS encoding YqjF family protein: MNDSHRPWSIPSRPWVMKQTWHDLLFAHWKIDPTIIKPLIPSSLQLDTYDGEAWIGVVPFDMSGIRIKYMPPIPYTSSFPEINVRTYVTYEGKPGVYFFSLDAANLLAVKAARAFFYLPYYNADITVQKEGDKVYYESIRKDSSKPCHFKGWYKPVSEVFFARKGSLEHWLTERYCLYTTHKTSLYRGEIHHQPWKLQNAEGEISLNTMIPLEASPSPDKLPLLHYSDQLDVVLWGLEKLEV, translated from the coding sequence ATGAACGACAGCCATCGTCCTTGGAGCATTCCTTCCAGACCTTGGGTTATGAAACAAACCTGGCATGACTTACTCTTTGCCCACTGGAAGATTGATCCGACGATCATCAAACCGCTTATACCATCATCGTTACAACTGGATACATATGATGGGGAAGCTTGGATCGGTGTCGTTCCTTTTGACATGAGCGGAATCCGAATTAAATACATGCCACCCATACCGTACACCTCAAGTTTTCCCGAAATCAATGTTCGTACCTATGTTACATACGAGGGAAAACCGGGGGTCTATTTTTTCAGTTTAGATGCGGCTAACCTTTTGGCTGTAAAAGCGGCACGCGCTTTCTTTTATCTTCCCTATTATAATGCTGATATAACTGTTCAAAAAGAAGGCGATAAGGTTTACTATGAAAGCATCAGAAAAGATTCCTCTAAGCCTTGCCATTTCAAGGGCTGGTACAAGCCAGTTTCAGAGGTATTTTTTGCAAGAAAAGGTTCATTAGAACATTGGTTGACGGAAAGGTACTGTTTATACACAACCCATAAAACGAGTTTATACCGTGGTGAGATTCATCATCAGCCGTGGAAGCTGCAAAATGCTGAAGGAGAGATCTCCCTCAATACGATGATTCCTCTTGAAGCATCTCCTTCACCTGATAAACTCCCTTTACTCCACTATTCTGATCAATTGGATGTCGTGTTATGGGGGCTTGAAAAACTTGAGGTTTAA
- a CDS encoding alpha/beta fold hydrolase: protein MKVKLNGCEIYYEVHGNPEGETIFFIHGGPGMSDCRGDVKSFSALGDDYQLVFMDNRGSGRSEAVTPYTHKQWVDDIDALRQHLGLEKIRILGGSYGGFLTLEYVLAYPEHVTHVILRDTAANNRHNDLSMQKALDSNLPGINEEMLHRLFEGKVASNEEFREMIQAILPLYTVSFNEEKAKEKLDSIFFHYETHNFAFSENKKSYDVSGRLGEIKVPVLITVGIHDWVTPVEYSDELAARIPNNEYVKFENSGHSPQVEENDQYIELVRKFLKQEKLQTTN from the coding sequence ATGAAAGTGAAATTAAATGGTTGTGAAATCTATTATGAAGTCCATGGGAATCCAGAAGGGGAGACGATCTTCTTCATTCACGGGGGTCCTGGAATGAGTGACTGCCGCGGCGATGTAAAATCCTTTTCTGCATTGGGTGATGACTATCAGCTAGTGTTTATGGATAATCGTGGTTCTGGCCGTTCGGAAGCAGTGACACCTTATACGCATAAGCAGTGGGTGGATGATATTGATGCTTTGAGGCAACACCTTGGGCTAGAAAAGATTCGGATTCTAGGTGGAAGTTACGGCGGATTTTTAACATTGGAGTATGTTCTTGCGTATCCGGAACATGTCACTCATGTCATTTTAAGAGACACAGCAGCAAATAATCGCCATAACGACTTATCGATGCAAAAAGCCTTGGACAGCAATCTGCCTGGGATCAATGAGGAGATGCTGCATCGATTGTTTGAAGGAAAAGTAGCATCCAATGAGGAATTCCGAGAAATGATCCAAGCGATTTTGCCATTGTACACGGTTTCATTTAATGAGGAAAAAGCGAAAGAGAAACTAGACAGTATCTTTTTCCACTATGAAACTCATAATTTCGCCTTCAGTGAAAACAAAAAGTCCTACGATGTATCTGGTCGGTTAGGTGAAATCAAGGTACCCGTTCTGATTACGGTCGGTATCCATGACTGGGTAACCCCTGTCGAGTACTCGGATGAGTTAGCAGCACGTATTCCGAATAATGAATATGTGAAATTCGAAAATAGCGGACATTCCCCGCAGGTTGAAGAAAACGACCAGTACATCGAGTTGGTCAGAAAATTCCTAAAGCAAGAAAAACTACAAACAACAAATTGA
- a CDS encoding alpha/beta fold hydrolase: MIREINGCSLYYEIYGEGNDDTIFFIHGGPGLGDCRGDVQTFLDLSDRFQTVFLDMRGSGRSADVPPFTHEQWIDDIDALRAELGLDQIILHGSSYGGFIVQEYALKYPKHTKAILLNVTAADNEHHNLAIQNAMSSNLEGIDEAGLTRLFEGKVLSNEDFRTLYGAILPLYTIEQDLEAQKKKLDQIHYHFQTHNDAFQQNLKQFDLKDRLHEIKVPTLVTAGQHDWITPPVCSEDIIKRIPHANYVLFEHYGHSLVREQGSTYKQVVRQFLSEELAEKHLIMGVK, encoded by the coding sequence TTGATACGAGAGATTAACGGATGCAGTCTTTATTATGAAATATACGGTGAAGGTAATGATGACACGATCTTTTTCATACATGGTGGACCAGGATTAGGGGACTGCAGAGGGGATGTGCAAACGTTTTTAGACTTATCAGACCGATTCCAGACCGTCTTTCTTGATATGCGTGGTTCTGGCAGATCAGCTGATGTCCCTCCTTTTACGCATGAACAATGGATCGATGATATTGACGCTCTCCGTGCCGAGTTGGGACTGGATCAAATCATTTTACACGGGTCGTCCTATGGGGGCTTTATCGTTCAAGAATATGCATTGAAATACCCCAAGCATACGAAGGCGATTTTGCTGAATGTAACCGCAGCGGATAATGAGCATCACAATCTAGCCATTCAAAATGCGATGAGCAGCAACCTCGAGGGAATTGATGAAGCAGGGCTGACCCGCTTATTCGAGGGTAAGGTGTTATCGAATGAAGACTTCAGAACACTTTACGGTGCAATTCTTCCATTGTACACAATTGAGCAAGACTTGGAGGCTCAGAAAAAGAAGCTGGATCAAATTCATTACCATTTTCAAACACATAATGATGCCTTCCAACAAAATCTTAAGCAGTTTGACTTGAAGGATCGATTACATGAAATAAAAGTACCTACCCTGGTGACGGCGGGTCAACATGATTGGATTACGCCGCCAGTTTGTTCAGAGGATATTATCAAGCGAATCCCTCATGCGAACTATGTTTTGTTTGAACATTATGGTCACTCGCTCGTTCGTGAACAAGGATCCACTTACAAACAGGTTGTTCGCCAATTTTTAAGTGAGGAGCTTGCTGAAAAGCATCTGATCATGGGTGTGAAATAA
- a CDS encoding ABC transporter permease, with protein MNEAEAVKTTSVAEPVPNPKKGTPGFRTLVHQMTKNKVAWIAFWFLILVHLIVFAGPVFWSISPEAVDPVNAFASWSMSHPMGTDDMGRDVFSRMLHGGQVTLLVGFGSMIFTVLIGGLIGAVAGFFRGWIESILMRFTEAMMSIPNFFLALVALTVLGKSPWMVIAVIAFTSWMEIARVVYGETLKWKESEFVEASTAIGSSSIRTLLRHVVPQIIPSIIVASTLGIAWAILTESAISYLGLGIQPPTATWGNMLQNSQQYIWTAPILGVLPGIAITMVVLAYNFLGDGLRDILDPKHVKK; from the coding sequence TTGAATGAAGCAGAAGCAGTTAAAACCACTTCCGTAGCTGAACCGGTCCCTAACCCTAAAAAGGGCACGCCGGGTTTTCGAACACTTGTCCATCAAATGACGAAAAATAAAGTAGCTTGGATCGCCTTTTGGTTTTTGATACTCGTCCATTTGATTGTATTTGCAGGACCTGTTTTTTGGAGTATCAGCCCGGAAGCCGTCGATCCAGTCAATGCATTTGCCAGTTGGTCGATGTCACATCCGATGGGCACGGATGATATGGGTCGAGACGTATTCAGTCGAATGCTGCATGGAGGACAAGTCACCTTGCTTGTCGGCTTCGGTTCGATGATCTTCACCGTTTTGATCGGTGGCTTAATCGGTGCCGTTGCAGGCTTTTTTAGAGGATGGATTGAAAGTATACTGATGCGGTTTACCGAAGCGATGATGTCGATCCCGAACTTCTTTTTGGCACTTGTCGCTTTGACGGTACTTGGAAAAAGCCCCTGGATGGTCATTGCGGTCATTGCGTTTACGTCATGGATGGAAATTGCTCGAGTCGTATATGGTGAGACGCTCAAATGGAAAGAAAGTGAGTTTGTCGAAGCCTCGACGGCGATTGGGTCGTCATCGATCCGGACATTGTTGCGTCATGTCGTTCCACAAATCATCCCATCGATTATCGTAGCGAGTACATTGGGAATCGCATGGGCGATCCTGACGGAAAGTGCAATCAGCTATCTTGGGCTCGGGATTCAGCCGCCGACCGCGACATGGGGGAACATGCTGCAAAACTCCCAACAGTACATCTGGACAGCTCCGATATTAGGTGTCCTTCCAGGTATTGCAATTACAATGGTCGTGTTGGCGTATAACTTTTTAGGAGATGGACTCCGTGATATTCTGGATCCGAAACATGTAAAAAAATGA
- a CDS encoding ABC transporter permease, protein MINFILTRLWQSIVLVFIVTIITFFLINLAPGGPSSMMRMDATEAERQAIAEQLGLNEPIIVRYGSWVVNAVQGDLGPSLSSGQPVVDRISERFPYTLQLTLWTIVLSVIIGILFGILSARNRNTWKDHSINFTSVIGLSVPSFWLAIMLILLFSVNLQWLPSSGVGSGSFIEKFKSMIMPVAILSMATLPTIVRFTRSSMLEVISQNFVRTARAKGLKERSVIYVHGLRNALIPVVSIIGVLIPRLLGGTVIVESVFGWPGMGRLIVEASQARDYNLVMGVTVVVTLLVILSNFVVDIIYSKIDPRVKNM, encoded by the coding sequence TTGATAAATTTTATTTTGACTCGTTTATGGCAAAGTATCGTGTTGGTTTTCATCGTAACGATCATCACGTTTTTCCTGATCAATTTAGCACCTGGTGGTCCCTCTTCGATGATGAGGATGGATGCGACAGAAGCAGAACGTCAAGCAATCGCAGAGCAGCTTGGTTTGAATGAACCGATCATCGTTCGATATGGATCCTGGGTTGTGAATGCTGTTCAAGGTGATTTAGGCCCTTCACTATCAAGTGGACAGCCGGTAGTCGATCGGATCAGTGAACGGTTTCCTTATACATTACAGCTTACTTTATGGACGATTGTTTTATCCGTGATCATCGGAATTCTATTCGGCATTCTCTCAGCACGCAACCGGAACACTTGGAAGGATCATTCGATCAACTTTACGAGTGTGATCGGGTTGTCTGTCCCATCGTTTTGGCTGGCGATCATGTTGATTCTTTTATTTTCCGTCAATCTTCAATGGCTGCCATCTTCAGGAGTAGGGTCAGGATCGTTCATAGAGAAATTCAAATCGATGATCATGCCAGTCGCTATCTTGTCGATGGCTACCCTTCCAACGATTGTTCGATTTACACGCTCATCCATGCTCGAAGTGATTTCTCAAAACTTTGTCCGTACTGCACGTGCAAAAGGATTGAAGGAGAGATCGGTCATTTATGTTCACGGACTCCGGAACGCCCTGATCCCTGTCGTCTCGATCATTGGAGTTTTAATACCGAGGCTGTTGGGCGGAACGGTGATTGTCGAATCCGTGTTTGGCTGGCCGGGTATGGGAAGGTTGATCGTGGAAGCGTCACAGGCCAGGGACTATAACCTGGTAATGGGCGTAACCGTTGTTGTAACGTTACTAGTCATCCTATCTAATTTTGTAGTCGATATCATATACTCTAAAATTGATCCGCGTGTAAAAAATATGTAG
- a CDS encoding ABC transporter substrate-binding protein, whose amino-acid sequence MKVKKHFLLLLLVVSLVLSACSNEASSNKTNDKSSSDGEPKQGGNVSIPIVGDPIFNPWHPNAYAESNIVNRIIFSGLTKPGLDNAPAPSLAKEWTVSEDGLVWTFKLEENVKWHDGEKFTADDVAFTFNELVLNESLGANGASNYKALEKVEVVNDYTVAFHLKRPWAALPSYLAFNSEIMPEHKLAGQDVWNFTEFNKEAPVGTGPFIVDEYISGQQVKLKANKEFFNGAPHLDTVTYKILPDMNTQIAQALSNELDILAMSDKASLKRVESANNLNIVAADITRYYWISVDLENPKFQDKRVRQAILHAIDRNAIIDSVLQGYGKIADAAITPDQEQYYTDDVKSYEYDPEKAKKLLKEVGWEDTDGDGILDKDGEPFSFTFDIALQGDLEQMAVLVQQYLKEIGMDVELNTLEWNAMIQKNVIERDFDMILNWWSYPSDPDVLAQYHSSNAGTGNNIPGYKNEELDKILEKGQATNDPDERAKIYKKAQEHMAENLPYIYLWYPQEISIRNKRLHGVPDVYFGGTLHYINEWWVE is encoded by the coding sequence ATGAAAGTGAAAAAGCATTTCTTGCTGTTACTGCTAGTAGTTTCTCTTGTTTTATCCGCATGTAGCAATGAGGCTTCAAGTAATAAAACCAATGATAAGTCGTCTTCAGACGGAGAACCAAAGCAAGGTGGGAACGTATCGATTCCGATTGTCGGAGATCCAATTTTCAATCCTTGGCATCCAAATGCTTACGCAGAATCTAACATTGTCAATCGGATCATCTTTTCTGGATTGACGAAGCCTGGGCTGGACAATGCGCCTGCTCCTAGTTTGGCAAAAGAATGGACTGTTTCTGAGGATGGGTTGGTATGGACCTTCAAACTTGAGGAGAATGTCAAGTGGCATGATGGAGAGAAATTTACTGCCGATGATGTTGCCTTTACGTTCAATGAGCTCGTGCTGAACGAATCGCTCGGGGCGAATGGAGCTTCCAACTACAAGGCACTTGAAAAGGTGGAAGTAGTCAATGATTACACGGTTGCATTCCATTTGAAACGGCCGTGGGCGGCGTTGCCTTCGTACCTGGCATTCAACTCGGAAATCATGCCAGAACATAAATTAGCTGGCCAAGATGTCTGGAACTTCACAGAATTCAATAAGGAAGCCCCAGTCGGAACAGGGCCATTCATTGTTGACGAGTATATTTCAGGACAACAAGTAAAGTTGAAGGCAAATAAGGAATTCTTTAATGGAGCACCGCATCTGGACACGGTTACGTATAAGATCCTTCCAGATATGAATACGCAAATTGCTCAAGCACTCAGTAATGAGCTGGATATTCTAGCCATGTCAGACAAGGCGTCCTTAAAACGTGTCGAAAGCGCCAACAACCTGAACATTGTCGCTGCCGACATCACAAGATATTACTGGATTTCAGTAGATTTGGAGAATCCGAAGTTCCAGGATAAACGTGTTCGGCAGGCGATCCTGCATGCGATCGATCGAAATGCAATCATCGATTCGGTTCTCCAAGGATATGGGAAAATTGCAGACGCTGCGATTACACCGGACCAAGAGCAGTATTACACGGATGACGTGAAATCCTATGAGTATGATCCGGAAAAAGCGAAAAAGCTTCTTAAGGAAGTGGGTTGGGAAGATACGGATGGAGACGGCATTCTCGACAAGGATGGCGAACCATTCTCCTTTACCTTCGATATTGCCCTTCAGGGAGACCTCGAACAAATGGCGGTCCTTGTTCAGCAATATCTTAAGGAAATTGGTATGGATGTCGAGCTCAATACACTGGAATGGAATGCGATGATTCAAAAGAATGTCATCGAGCGCGATTTTGATATGATCCTCAACTGGTGGTCGTATCCTAGTGATCCAGATGTACTCGCGCAATATCATTCCTCTAATGCTGGAACAGGCAATAACATTCCTGGTTATAAAAATGAAGAACTTGATAAGATTTTAGAAAAAGGACAAGCCACGAATGATCCAGATGAACGTGCAAAGATCTATAAGAAAGCTCAGGAGCATATGGCAGAAAACCTTCCGTACATCTACTTATGGTATCCACAAGAAATCAGCATCCGTAATAAACGTCTTCACGGTGTACCGGATGTCTACTTTGGCGGAACCTTGCACTACATCAATGAATGGTGGGTTGAATAA